In the Pseudochaenichthys georgianus chromosome 1, fPseGeo1.2, whole genome shotgun sequence genome, one interval contains:
- the naf1 gene encoding H/ACA ribonucleoprotein complex non-core subunit NAF1, with translation MDEKIPEENGEMLPVHVEKEEEMEVTMTPQLEHPIVTPGNADISNTETHMEETTATLSLQSVCKTEACEDKESDSDSSSSSSSSSSSSSSPSPPVLLEDDDDEGFSQPAPIKTRDEVLLEELPAVEEVLVSLPEDAELKPVGTVSSIIQQLVIIQSLKDTPPLTDDSVIFTSDRLAVGKVFEVFGPVSSPLYILRFSSEEQIRSKGLTEGLTLYYTPSIKEYAKYILTQQLQVYKGSDASWKNDQEPPAEALDYSDDEKEHEAKRKGKNARKKRANNQTDNPANVPQNTLQHQHQHQHQHQQQHNARGFPPRHAGAPLRHHNPRNKQPAFSHTAPPHTHRHTHVPPMYLAPPCPYPPHPPPHPHFFPPPNFPMYPPPPPPPHSFFNPSFSSPRWPPNFSDLPPPPPPPQ, from the exons ATGGATGAAAAAATACCAGAGGAGAATGGAGAGATGTTGCCAGTGCATGTGGAGAAGGAAGAGGAGATGGAGGTTACCATGACACCACAACTAGAACATCCAATCGTAACCCCTGGCAACGCAGACATATCAAACACAGAAACCCATATGGAGGAAACAACAGCAACACTTTCCTTGCAGAGTGTGTGTAAGACAGAGGCgtgtgaagacaaggagtcagacag TGACagctcttcatcctcctcttcttcctcctcgtcATCCTCTTCTCCCTCTCCACCTGTTTTGTTGGAGGATGACGATGACGAGGGTTTCAGCCAACCGGCCCCCATCAAAACCAGAGATGAAGTCCTGCTCGAG gaGCTGCCAGCCGTGGAGGAGGTGTTGGTGTCCTTACCAGAAGATGCAGAACTAAAGCCTGTAGGCACAGTCTCCAGTATTATACAGCAACTTG TGATAATCCAGTCTCTGAAGGACACGCCCCCTCTGACTGACGACAGCGTCATCTTCACATCTGATAGGCTGGCTGTTGGCAAG GTGTTCGAGGTGTTCGGTCCGGTCTCCAGTCCGCTGTACATTCTGCGCTTCAGCTCTGAGGAGCAGATCAGAAGCAAAGGGCTGACAGAGGGACTGACTCTGTATTACACACCTTCCATCAAAGAATACGCAAAATACATCCTcactcaacagctccaagt CTACAAGGGATCTGATGCATCTTGGAAGAACGACCAAGAACCACCAGCGGAG GCTTTAGATTACAGCGATGATGAGAAGGAACATGAAGCCAAGAGGAAAGGGAAAAACGCCAGGAAGAAGAGGGCCAATAACCAAACAG ATAATCCTGCCAACGTTCCCCAGAACACTTTGCAGCATCAGCATCAGCATCAGCAtcagcatcagcagcagcatAACGCCAGGGGTTTCCCACCGAGACATGCAGGAGCTCCCCTCAGGCATCACAACCCGAGGAATAAACAGCCAGCATTCAGCCACACagcccctccacacacacacagacacacacacgtgccCCCCATGTACCTCGCCCCTCCCTGTCCTTACCCTCCTCATCCACCTCCTCATCCTCACTTCTTTCCCCCACCCAACTTCCCCATgtaccctcctcctcctccccctcctcactcTTTCTTCAATCCGTCTTTCTCTTCTCCTCGCTGGCCACCAAACTTCTCTGAcctccctcctccccctcccccgcCTCAGTGA